A stretch of Chionomys nivalis chromosome 2, mChiNiv1.1, whole genome shotgun sequence DNA encodes these proteins:
- the Nppc gene encoding C-type natriuretic peptide codes for MHLSQLIACALLLTLLSLRLSEAKPGTPPKGPRTPPGEELAEPQAAGGNQKKGDKTPGGGGANLKGDRSRLLRDLRVDTKSRAAWARLLHEHPNARKYKGGNKKGLSKGCFGLKLDRIGSMSGLGC; via the exons ATGCACCTCTCCCAGCTGATCGCCTGTGCCCTGCTGCTAACGCTACTCTCACTCCGGCTCTCCGAGGCCAAGCCCGGGACGCCACCGAAG GGCCCGCGAACCCCTCCAGGGGAGGAGCTGGCGGAGCCCCAGGCAGCTGGTGGCAATCAGAAAAAGGGTGACAAGACTCCAGGCGGCGGAGGCGCCAATCTCAAGGGAGACCGATCGCGACTGCTCCGGGACCTGCGCGTGGACACCAAGTCCCGGGCTGCTTGGGCCCGCCTTCTGCACGAGCACCCCAACGCGCGCAAATACAAAGGCGGCAACAAGAAGGGCTTGTCCAAAGGCTGCTTTGGCCTCAAGCTGGACCGGATCGGCTCCATGAGCGGTCTGGGATGTTAG